In Phalacrocorax aristotelis chromosome 6, bGulAri2.1, whole genome shotgun sequence, one DNA window encodes the following:
- the DNTTIP2 gene encoding deoxynucleotidyltransferase terminal-interacting protein 2, with protein MVSTRRAAARRSEQGARTAAGAGGGGASDSSPAGSPPAGAAEMLSAEMSTPVPMRMTRRRTKSIYKPEVIEESQSEEVEHAETKSDVSDSLEMQITKNESTSVHSAQTVAEPQADGDVSEAESNCSAVSGLQTPLVLRVTRRRQIVVPYQPDSPDRKRRDKAAFLNKLSRILDEDDTSEAESCSSAVSSGQMPTVTRTTRSRQSKKKLQPDKVHEGQSEDISDAESCCLSSCMEPPITTKRITRSMQMKSQAENTKQTEKGNRIVSEDENLVEDAVKSEPVIILDSIPAAKFACDTEDASTVTEDNKEPTSLKSKCSSKSVNTTQSEDMKKEVLNDETPSSLRKMKLSDTGSPEKKPIKNTESVGVDDSEEACGQIEEHSKILGREGKLERMVLSLTDCMSPKKFLESQGQTAPNESKNILECKRADAEADAEQSFTHADQSRKGEQASAANSPEKDVAVAQRPGSVDRCRMLEIGVDSGEEQTGEYAESVSHNSERSSSGNDSVTLFLSKDESDESENSDVADIDTVEDNLCYKEADERTPSLNKSLKNSSVHAEGLFVIDTEPGMSSSQKYYLDQVDQGSDAESKHEGGEKGEESSDLEEAEEELIDEDEKDEDDDLLKNKIDVLHLSSSIDPGLNIKKLGGLYISFDAKKQKPGSSVTKPPSEKKKDQLLEKSIITPDFEKKECVPSFRESLHQLKKQRRAEREKTTGDGWFGMKAPEITSELKNDLKVLKMRASLDPKHFYKKNDRDGLPKYFQVGTVVDSPIDFYHSRIPKKQRKRTIVEELLADSEFRRYNKKKYQEIMSEKAAFAAGKKKRKKKKFHN; from the exons ATGGTGTCCACcaggcgggcggcggcgcggcgcagCGAGCAGGGGGCGCGGAccgcggccggggcgggcggcggcggcgctaGTGACAGCAGCCCCGCTGGGTCCCCGCCCGCCGGCGCGGCGGAG ATGCTATCTGCTGAAATGAGTACTCCTGTGCCTATGAGGATGACTAGAAGAAGAACTAAATCAATTTATAAGCCAGAGGTAATTGAGGAGTCTCAGTCTGAAGAGGTGGAACATGCAGAAACAAAGTCAGATGTCAGCGATAGCCTAGAGATGCAAATTACTAAAAATGAGAGCACATCTGTTCATTCAGCACAAACAGTTGCTGAACCACAAGCTGATGGGGATGTGTCGGAAGCAGAATCAAACTGCTCTGCTGTGTCTGGTCTTCAGACACCTTTGGTTCTAAGAGTAACAAGAAGACGACAAATTGTAGTTCCTTATCAGCCGGATTCTCCTGACAGAAAAAGACGTGACAAGGCAGCTTTTCTAAATAAGTTAAGCAGGATTCTGGATGAAGATGATACCTCTGAAGCCGAGTCTTGTTCCTCTGCTGTTTCTAGTGGCCAGATGCCTACTGTTACCAGAACTACAAGaagcaggcaaagcaaaaagaaattgcaGCCAGATAAAGTTCATGAAGGCCAGAGTGAAGATATTTCTGATGCAGAGTCATGCTGCTTAAGTTCCTGTATGGAACCGCCCATCACTACCAAACGAATTACTAGGAGCATGCAAATGAAATCACAAGCAGAAAATACTAAGCAGactgagaaaggaaacagaatcGTTTCAGAAGATGAGAATTTAGTTGAGGATGCCGTTAAATCTGAGCCAGTAATAATTCTTGATTCtatacctgctgcaaaatttgcCTGTGACACAGAAGACGCTTCCACTGTCACTGAGGATAATAAAGAACCCACTTCACTTAAAAGCAAATGTTCTTCCAAATCTGTCAATACAACCCAGAGTGAAGACATgaaaaaagaggttttgaaTGATGAGACACCCAGCAGTCttagaaaaatgaaactaaGTGACACTGGGTCGCCTGaaaaaaagccaataaaaaatacagagtCTGTTGGGGTAGATGATTCAGAGGAAGCATGTGGCCAAATAGAAGAACACAGTAAAATActtgggagggaggggaaattAGAGCGTATGGTTCTTTCTTTGACTGATTGCATGAGTCCCAAAAAATTCTTAGAATCCCAAGGGCAAACAGCACCAAATGAAAGTAAAAACATTCTAGAATGCAAAAGAGCGGATGCAGAGGCAGATGCAGAGCAGTCTTTCACCCATGCTGATCAATCAAGAAAGGGTGAGCAAGCTAGTGCAGCGAACAGCCCAGAAAAGGACGTAGCTGTTGCACAAAGACCTGGTAGCGTTGATAGATGCAGGATGCTTGAAATCGGTGTGGACAGTGGTGAAGAACAAACTGGAGAATATGCTGAATCTGTATCCCACAACAGTGAAAGATCAAGCAGTGGAAACGATTCTGTTACGTTGTTTCTGAGCAAAGATGAAAGCGATGAATCTGAAAATAGTGATGTGGCTGACATAGATACAGTTGAAGACAATCTGTGTTATAAGGAGGCAGATGAGAGGACTCCTTCCCTGAACAAATCGTTAAAAAACAGTTCAGTGCATGCTGAAGGACTTTTTGTAATTGATACTGAGCCTGGCATGAGTTCCAGCCAAAAATATTATCTAGATCAGGTAGACCAAGGTAGTGATGCTGAAAGTAAGCATGAAGGAGGTGAAAAAGGTGAAGAATCCTCAGATCTGGAAGAGGCTGAAGAGGAATTGATAGATGAAGATGAGAAGGATGAAGATGATGATTTGTTGAAAAACAAGATTGATGT TTTACATCTTTCCAGCAGCATAGACCCTGGTTTGAATATCAAGAAGCTTGGAGGTTTATATATTAGTTTTGATGCAAAAAAACAGAAGCCTGGCTCAAGTGTAACTAAACCACcgtcagagaaaaagaaagaccag CTCTTGGAGAAGAGTATAATAACtccagattttgaaaaaaaggaatgtgTCCCATCCTTCAGGGAATCACTTCACCAGCTAAAGAAACAGCGCAGG GCAGAGCGAGAGAAAACAACAGGTGACGGTTGGTTTGGTATGAAAGCCCCAGAAATCACaagtgaactgaaaaatgaTCTTAAAGTTTTGAAGATGAGAGCTTCATTGGACCCTAAGCATTTTTATAAGAAGAATGATAGAGACGGTCTACCCAAGTACTTCCAG gTTGGAACTGTGGTCGATTCTCCCATAGACTTTTACCATAGCCGAAtcccaaagaaacaaaggaagagaacaATTGTTGAAGAGCTGCTTGCGGATTCTGAGTTtagaag atataataaaaagaagtatCAGGAGATCATGagtgaaaaagcagcttttgcagcagggaagaagaagcggaagaagaagaaatttcaCAATTAa